GACGTAGCCAGACAGGCCACCGACGAAAACGGTCGTGTTGTTGGGGTCGGTGAACTGGTTCATCTGCTGACCGGGAGGGTTGTAGGGGGCTCCGTAAGCACCGCCGTACTGGGCAGGCGAGGGAACGCCGTAGAAGCCCTGCTGGTGAGGGGGGAGGCCAGGCGCCATCATCTGGTTACCATGGTGCTGCTGGTAAGGGCCGCCGTGGTTGCTTCTGCTTTCGTTAGTTTCTTATATTCAAAATTTGGCAAGACGTGCAAGCTCACCGGTTCTTGGGGGTAGCGGTGGAGATACGCATGGGGCGGTTGCCGCAGTAAACTCCCTGCATCTCCACAAGAGCACGCTGCTGGTCCTGCTCGTCGGTGAAGCGGACAAATCCGTAACCACGCGACTGTCCCGACATGGCATCGGTCATGATCTTAGCAGACTTGCAAGAGGGGAATCGCGCCTGGAAGAGAGACACGAGAACGTATTCGTTGACCTCAGGGCCAAGGTCGCCAACGAAGATCGAGTACTCGGGACCACGATCGTCGCGGCGGTCGTTGATGCCGCCACCGGAAGCCCAGTTGAGCTTGAAGGCGCGGTTGGAGTTGGGGACGGGGGATCCGTTCAGGGTGAGGGCCTTGCTGGCGGCCTCGGACGAGGTGAACTCGACGAAGCAGTAACCGGCATTGCCCGAAGTCTTGTCACGAATGACCTTGACGTTGACGGGTTCTCCGGTGGCGGTCAAGAAGACACCCTTGATGAAGTTCTCATCCATCCAGGGCTCGAGCTCGCCCATCCTGTCTTGTGTTAGTCCAAGCTAGAATGCAAATCTGGATGGTCACGTACCAGAGAGTGTTCTTATTCGCGTCCTGCTGGATGGGGGCCTGGCCGCCCGGGATCTCTCCGGAACCATTGTTGCCGGGGAAGGGCATGCCGCCGGAGACGGGAGTACCGAAGCCATCGCCGTTAGCGTTGGGAGGGGGGGCACCGTTGCCCTGAGCGGGGTTGTAGGGGTTGATTCCGTCCATTTTGGTGGTAGGATAGTAGTGACAAGTTCAGAGCTGTAGCTGTCCGCTTTCAAAAAGGGTTGATGGTTTCGAGAATCGAATCAGAACGGCCTGTTTTAAGACGCAAAACCTGTACTCCGAAGGGAACTTGGTAAAAAGTCGATTCTCTCTGACGCCTGCACGCCCCGTTGTGAAAACGAAAAATCGAGATGTCGCGGGATGTTCGTGCAAAAATGCTTTAGCCGCCGACTCAAAGAACCGAGCAATGCTTCAAATTCGACTTTTAGGTCTGTTTCGCCGTGGCCAACGTGAACTTTGAACGGTTCGAGAAAAGGTCAGAGGAAGAATCCGAAATGATTGGACCTGACTAGGGTTAGCGTTCAGATGTACACATGTCATCCTGTCAGCTCGTTGTGACAGTTGCATTCACAATCGCATTCGCAGTCACTCCGCAGTTGCTCGTCCAGCAGCTGTGCCCGCAGGAATCATCGTGGGTGGTGGTTGAGAGCGCAGCACATGCGGCATGTGTCCAATGCCGGTCAAATTGGTACCGTGGCAGGGACGTCCCAGACAATCCTTCGCAAACGGACGCCTGAGGGCAGGTATGGTGTAGAGAGCTTGCAAGCCCTTCAGTCGCATACCTGCTTGCAGTTGAGGTGTAGCAAGCTTTGAGAGGGCGGTGGCCGGGCAGCTTGTGAGGCAATTGACGGAGGTCATCTGACCGTCTGCCTTTCGCGAGACACGTCATCTTCTCAGCAACGAGAGGCCTTGGTGACACAAGACCAGATATTGCCATCTAGCCTGGTGCTTTTTCCTGTCCTCGGTGTGTGATGCGCTGCGAATCCAATCTTCGCCCTCTCCAGTGTGTTGCGGCATTTCGGCTAGGCGTTGGGCTTCATGACGAGAGAACCGTGCCATACGTCAAGCCGATATTGCAGAAGTTCGTGATGAggccttccttccttccccATGGCCAAAAGAAGCTGCGAACACGGCGCGGCGGGTGAGGTAAGACGGGACTTGCGGATATTTTGGGTGCGGGGGTGAGGAAGAGCCGGTTGCTGATGGTGCATATTTCGTTTTCCCGGGCGTCTGACGGTGACGACTCGTTGCACGACACGTCGAGGCTGAATGGCTTCGGCATTTGGTTGTCGATCTTCAAGCGCGATCCGGGATGATCCACGATGCATGGAGGGGTTCGATGATGCGCCCAGAACTGCAATTCCATCTTTTCTCCGACCAACATCCTCCAGAATCGCTCTTGGGGTCAATTCGAGGCGAgcaacgtcgaggtactcaGCAGAGGATTGCCGAGGATGCCGAAGGCCGGATGGTCGGACACGAGCGTTCGATTTGCGACTGCGGCTGCGGTTGCGGATGCGACTGCGAGAATGCGAcggaggaggggaagaggAGTAAAGGCAGAGAGAGAGGTAGGAAGAAACAGCGAGGCAGAGATAGAGAGCATTGATTACTTACTTTTGGGCGCCAACAAAAAGACTCTTTTTCCGGATGACCAGGAAGAAACGTCGTGCGACTCGTAAGGAGGGTGGGTGAGAGTGGTGAGGAGGAAGAATTACAGAGTAATTTTCGTGTCGAGGGAGGAATTTGGGAATGGGGGGGTTAAACGACGTGGGAGGAACCGGACAAGGAAGTTGCGCGAagagattttttttttcgcaGCTGGTGAAGGCCGTGGATCTCGCTCTAGTCAGTGGTGACGTGAGGTGGACAAAAAACGCGGCAGCTGGAGCAGCACGGATTTCTTTTGCAACAACCAAGACAATCGCTGAAAAGGATGCTTCGATTTTTTAGCAAAACCCGCAGAGCAACGCAGAGGAGCAGAGCAGATCGCAGAGAGCAGACAGAGAGACGACAGAAGAGGCAGAGAGAGGTGCAACTCTAAagaaagaggaagaaggagaaATGGACGATGATGGGGGTAGAGGGGGGAGtgggaagaagaaggaacCAAGGGAAGGGAAAGTGGAAGGAAAAGGAAGAGACCACCAGCCAGAGACTCACGCCAGACGCCAAACGGGGTACCTAGGCAAGTACCTTCCTTACTCACTGGCAATGGAGGACGCAGGTGCAGGCGCAGGCGCAGGCTCGGGACGTAGAATGTGGATTTTTGGGCGAGGGGGAAAGGGAAAGCACGACCTGAACTCTAGGGGTGAGAGGGGGTGTGCGAGGCGGAAGGAAGACAGGCAGGTACCTTCCTGGGTATTGATTTAGTATGTGCGTGTGTGCGCAAGAACCTAAGGTTGTGTGTGTCcatatgtgtgtgtgtgggtgTGGAAGGAACCTTGGGCCCTTAGGGTGAGGTGagctaaggtaccttaccacATACTTGGCTATTCTCTCTGTCTGTTTCTCCCGTTTCTTCCGTCTCTGTTTTGCGTGTCTCCGATGCTGTTGCTGGGGACGGCAAGTGCTTGTGTCCGGTACCTAAGGCAGCTAGAAGTATGGGATGTCTGTGTGCATGTGGTGCTGTGCGTGCCTCCTCCCCAGCTCTTCGGAGCAAGCAGGGCAAGGTATCTCTTACCTTTAGGTAGCTTAGCTCTACTTTTTACAAGGTACCGGTGGGAGAAGGTAGGTACTTTTACCAAAGCTAGGTAGGGAAGGTATGGAGTCGAGGTTGAGGTGCCTTCCAGGTTGAAAGTTGAGCGCAGGTGGAGCATCAGCAGACGAGCCTGTTTCCTTACGTACCTACCTCGACTTAAGCCGCACTTTACTGTGTGTGTACTAGCCGGGTGCATCTCAGCAAGCAAGCGCACCGGGTCAATCCAGGTCAGCCGCAGCAAAATAGAACCTAAGAGGCTCAGACTCCAAATCGACGAAGCAGCAAAGTGGGCAAGTCTCCATTGGCCATAAGTCCATGGAGGGTTGGTGTGGGTCTGGTGTCGGTGCTGATGCCGTGCGCTGGAGTTGGGGGAGCCGTGGCTGCCACCAGCGAGCTTTAATAGAACGCCGGCAACAGGCGGACTGGCATCGCGTTTTTCAGGTCAGGTACGTGCATCTACGGAAACAGCACGAGGCGCCCCAATGTGTTTGTTTTTCTCTCTTGGTTTACCCTTGCCTCCATGTTGAAGTCGTCAGCGAGATTTTACTCCAGGACATTGGATATATCGATGACAGTTTGTGGTGAGGCAAGTACTCTCAGGGCTGGCCTGGGGCATCCACCTCGTGACTCCGAGGCCAGATTACCGAATCAGAAATAGGGTGTCGTGTGTGGGAAGGAATGAAAGGAAGGAAGCCGACAGGTACGGAATACAAGCAAAGGTGCAGGTGCAGCTGACAGCCCTCGCGGCAAGTGACAACCGACTTTCCTCGCGACACTTTGATTCTGTCCTGGAAAGGAGTTTGCGCTTCCCGTGTTCTTTCCACCTGGCCGGATAATATTCAATTCGATATACCTTAACGGAGCACCGATGCAATaggtaataagctctttCCGTCCGTCCGTTCATGCCCAATTGATAATGGATTGGCGCGTGCTCTGTCCCTTTCTACCCTGACCCGGGAAAAGAACGAATGGAGAGCGCCCCAATCCAATCCGGCCCAGCTTGTCCAGGTTCTTTGCACCTTGCAAATGGCAACTGTACGAAAAGGCAATGTCCGGGACTATGGGCAGCAGAGACTCAACCTCGGAGGCTCAGGTTGGCCCGGTCACTGGCGGCGTGAACGTGGACTTGCCCTGACAGGAAAGGCATCCCGGCTCCTGCCCTCGCGTCCCCCCATCTGCCTGAAAACCTTGTTGCTGCTCATGGGCTCCATCTTTTGCATCCTTTTTTGGCTCCGTGACTCCGTCCGGTTTCTTTCGTGGACCTGTTCCGCTTCCCATGCGTCTTTGTATCTTTTCCTCCCAGCTACATGCCGTACCGCATCCGCAAGATGTAGATCGCCCCAAAGCCAGACGACAGAGAAAAAAGACTTTCAGTCACTTCTGATGCATGCCGCCGGCCATAGCCAATCTACGATCTTGCACCAAAACGACGGTACCTTAGGCCTCATTAGGGCGAGGTAGGGCAATCCTCCGGGCAGATCATACGGGGGCGGGAGAGACACGCTAAGCGCAAAACGCAGTTGCCCTACGTTGACGCCTCGTCTCGCCTGCCTTACCTTGCCGTGCTTGCCTTAGCTGGAGGGGAGCTCACGGCGCGAATCCCAGTACGTACCGGATCAAGACGCGAAATGGCGTCACGCAAAAAGGGAGGAGCAGGGGGGTCCGCCGGATTGGGGAGGGGCTCTTTTCTTGACCCTGCAGCCAGGTGTCGCCTTATCCCCGATGCCTCACCTCAAAATCGGGAGGAAGGCACGAAGGTACCTATCTTACCACGGGAGGTACTTCGATATCACAGTTTGATACGGCAGTGAATTTTCGATCAACCTAGTATCTGCGCAACATGCAATACCCAGTCTGCCAGAAATCCATTCTCAACAGATAGGTAATACCTCATCATCACATCAATCAACCTTTTCATATGCAGCCACCTTGGTATATTGGCCTCAGTAGCCTTACTCAAGACAAGTCATCTCTCCACCTTCACGGTCGTCGGAAGCCCCAACCACACCAGCCACAGCAACAGGAGTGCGAGCTGTTTTTACTTCACCTTCACTGCGAGCCTCGAGGACAATCATCCCAGGCTTTGCTTGCTTTTCCGGTTGAGGCCATGCGAATTCACTCGCTACTCGCACCGCATCCAGCCGGACTCGAGCAACGTCGGCCCGGCAATGGTTCGCTTGAAATGCGCCGGCTCAGTCCCTCATTCCAGATGCCGCTCACCGATCGGGCCCTTCCCGCTCGCATGTCTCTCCATAATCAGCCGCTGGCCGCTGGACGAGCACGAACGACGAGATAGCGGATGCGACAAACACCAAAGAGCGAGCCGCATACAAGACATGGGCCTCCTTTCATTTCTTTTTCCCCGTCGCTGACTTCCTCCACGGAAACCTCCTCGACAACTTCTACATGCGCCAGCCGATGTTAGTCTTCGACGCGTGTTGACtcggcccccccccccttcccttCGAACATGTCCCAGAGTCAGCGGGACATGTCGTGATATTAACCTTTGCCGCAGCTGTCTTCGAGCCTTAACTCGCTAACCGATTGTGCGCGCACCATGTTTCGAAACAGTTCGACGGTGTCAGTTTCTGCTCCGATCCAAGGACAGTCCTCGCTCTTGGCCACCCGTTCGCTCCCCCAACAGTGCAGAACACTCGAGCTTCTTCTGTCTGTGCAACTGCCGCACGACCGCCCTCATCTATATCGAAGAAGCCACTCTACAGTTTTGTACATAGTTCCGATTATCACTTCTAGCAACGAGATCAACAAGTAATGCGCCAGAGTATGCTATTTGCACACGGTGGACTTGGCATTCGTGGCCTGCGACTATCTCCTCCCAACTCGTCACGACAGCCAGCTAGTATGACCGTCACCGAAGATGCCGGCCGAGTAGGAGTCCTGGCCGACCGGCTAACCTTGACCACGAAAAGACACGTCAAAAGGCTCTGATATCGGCAAGTCATGGCTGCCTTGCCTTCC
The Colletotrichum lupini chromosome 6, complete sequence DNA segment above includes these coding regions:
- a CDS encoding RNA recognition domain-containing protein, translated to MDGINPYNPAQGNGAPPPNANGDGFGTPVSGGMPFPGNNGSGEIPGGQAPIQQDANKNTLWMGELEPWMDENFIKGVFLTATGEPVNVKVIRDKTSGNAGYCFVEFTSSEAASKALTLNGSPVPNSNRAFKLNWASGGGINDRRDDRGPEYSIFVGDLGPEVNEYVLVSLFQARFPSCKSAKIMTDAMSGQSRGYGFVRFTDEQDQQRALVEMQGVYCGNRPMRISTATPKNRSNHGGPYQQHHGNQMMAPGLPPHQQGFYGVPSPAQYGGAYGAPYNPPGQQMNQFTDPNNTTVFVGGLSGYVTEDELRSFFQGFGEITYVKIPPGKGCGFVQFVHRHAAEMAINQMQGYPIGNSRVRLSWGRSQNNSGVGTPYRPAPPPPHYFAPAPGPGAYGPAHFGAPGPHGPPGPQGPPGAPPQIEGFKGLLDGPLASGLKLST